From a single Callithrix jacchus isolate 240 chromosome 5, calJac240_pri, whole genome shotgun sequence genomic region:
- the LOC128932145 gene encoding uncharacterized protein LOC128932145 yields MDEVWGGEDQSRTRGPPHPTVRDRASTQWPSSPRYPAAQRPPFSGPRGGDSDRPPPFPFRAGGKGVCECVCACVCWGAPGFTPRPALSPAPREAASFHLSSPAPPGRAGGRKNKGGLRPGRRAEPGGRGGAPARPPASPGPGPPVPPVPPRGGPQYLEQERGPVGLHGCGGRPPSSPLPPLGEPPQPEEATTKRRRRRRQRQRRLLNMAAPSAATSEQKSNFWLDSVRRCH; encoded by the exons ATGGATGAAGTGTGGGGGGGAGAAGATCAGAGCAGGACCAGGGGACCTCCTCACCCCACAGTGCGGGACCGGGCCAGCACGCAGTGGCCCAGCAGCCCGCGCTATCCAGCGGCCCAGCGCCCTCCTTTCTCTGGGCCGCGAGGTGGTGACAGCGACcggcctcctcccttccccttcagGGCGGGAGggaagggtgtgtgtgagtgtgtgtgtgcgtgtgtgtgctggGGGGCCCCCGGGTTCACCCCGAGGCCTGCTCTCTCCCCCGCACCCCGTGAGGCCGCCTCCTTTCACCTCAGCAGCCCCGCTCCGccggggcgggcgggcgggcggaaAAACAAAGGGGGATTAAGGCCGGGCCGGAGAGCGGAGccgggagggaggggaggagcgcccgcccgcccgcccgccagCCCGGGGCCCGGCCCCCCTGTCCCCCCCGTGCCCCCCCGGGGGGGCCCCCAGTACCTGGAACAGGAACGCGGTCCAGTTGGCCTCCATGGCTGCGGCGGCCGAcccccctcctccccactccccccgCTAGGGGAGCCTCCTCAGCCGGAGGAGGCGACAACaaagcggcggcggcggcggcggcagcggcagcggcggCTCCTCAACATGGCAGCGCCGAGCGCGGCCACTTCCG AACAAAAATCGAACTTCTGGTTGGACAGCGTCAGGAGATGTCACTGA